In Rutidosis leptorrhynchoides isolate AG116_Rl617_1_P2 chromosome 6, CSIRO_AGI_Rlap_v1, whole genome shotgun sequence, the DNA window GTACAGAATCAACATCAAATTATGTAACTAATATTGTTATCATGAAAACCATTTGAAGTGGCAGACAGATGAGAAAGATATATTCGTATTTGttatgtataatataataatatctgAATATTTGATATTTGATAAAGAGACTGCTTCTAGAAAGGCCTCCGGCAGTCTTATTCTGTTAGTTTTTACTTTTTGTAATCTATTAATCATATTGAATGCATTgataaatcataaaaaaaaaaaaaaaatgcaatgttGCTGATCAACCCAACCCATTTACAACATTTGTTAGAACATGACAAAAATTGACCCAACCTGTTGTTTTGGCATTAGTACATCACATAATCAGCCTGAACCGCCCATTTTCCACCTTTAAGTGCTGTCAATTTTCATGCGATAAAGGGGATGAAACATTAAGAAATATAAAGTAATTAACCTCCATTGAAATGTTAGTCCCAGAGCTGCTCTAACCGCATAATATACACCAAAATTTAGAAGAAAACCTCTCACCTGAAGAAGATACATTTTTTATCATAAAAAAGTGTCCAATATCATCCCTATTTACAATCAAATGTATTAATAATCTTTTATAAGAGGGTCTTGTTGTGATACATAAGTATTGGATGCAATCATCCATTAAAATTTTTAGCCTTTTATAGTGTTTTACTTTGCACCTTGGTTTTTAAACGACCGATTCAAGACACAGGTAGATACAAAGCAAATTAAGACCCTCTAAGTTGAACCAAATGAGTAAAGAAGGACTCGTATTGGCAACTAAAGTTTACAATTTTTTTAATGTTAGATGGTTTTTTCTGACTTAACTAATATGAACTTGAACCAAGTTTGTTTACCGTTTTGTGCATTTAGCCATAATTTGAAATGCAACTAGTTTACTACAAACACCAAAAATGAAATGGAAAAGGAGAAAATAAAGAGTACCGTTGCGATGATGAGAAACGCAACAACAGGAAATCTCTTCATTCGAAGAGGCGGAACGGAATAAATGGTGCCCAAAAAAAGACCGAAAGAATAAAGTGAGGTGATGAACGGGCCAAAGTTCATCGCAACAATAACAACACCTACAACTGCAAATGCTAACACCAAAAACCATGCTGACTGGACCGAAAGATCTCCAGCCGCAATAGGTAGATACGGCTTGTTGACCCTGAAAGTCAAACCAGagtcaattaaaaaaaaaatcaaaacaaatCTGTATCGAGAATGCTACAATTATTCATACGGGACTATGATTTAATGTAAAAATTGTGTATATGGTACAGGTTATGTGCTTACTTATCAATACCGATATCATAGATCTGATTAATGCCGACTATATAACCATTTCCACATATTAAAGCTACAAGACCCGAAAATGCCTTGAGCAAAAGTGACCACTGAATCAAGTTCGGGTTTTCAAGTAGTGCTCTCGTTACTAAAGACCTATTAAGAAATCGAGTTATCAGTTTAGATGCtataaattttgtaacaagtggaCATAAATCAGTTATAACTTGTAAATTGTTACACTGATCCCAACGCTGTTCCGCGTATAGTATGGGGTCTTAGAAACCTCCAAAATGCATCTTTAAAGTCTGCAACTTTATTTAACGCCGGACCCGATCCAGCAGAACCAACTTGACTGCAAGCCTGTTGATCAAAataaatttataataaatcaagaaaAACAAAAACAAAGTCAAATTTTATTCGAGGAATGCTGATTGCAACTACATTTATCTATGCAAATGAGCAGTCATTCGATGGCACTAAATATCAGCCCCAATTTGTAATGCAAAGCAACGAAAACCCTAAAATAAATTAAAACAAAAAATGGGAATAAGCAAATATAACAGTACTTAACAGCTAAATTACTTAAGTACAGCAAATAATCATACAATTTTGAAGTTTTGTAAGCTCAATTATCTAAATTCAACCTTGAAAATAGATAAGGAACTGAAATTCATACCAGCTAatgaattaattagttaattaattaattaattaaatgaatAAAAGGATGGATGAGTATATAAAAAATATACCTTGATGGAGAATTGGTTTGGGTTTTTGTAAAGTAGGAATCTTGATGATGAGGTTTTTGTTATGTTAGAGTAGAAGATATTGGTTTTCAAAGTAGAAGTATTAGAGAATTTGCATTTGGTGGGATTATTGAAATTTTTAAGAAAAAGGGGTGATTTTTTGATGTaatgtgaagaagatgaagatgagggtgatgatgatgatgatgacgtatGAGTATGAAGTTGTGGAAGCGATGAAGAAGATAACTCCATTGGTTGTGAGGGGGAGAATCAAACTGCTATTTCCTACTGCTGCCTTTTGTTTCTTTCTTTTCCTATTTTTTTTCCAGTAATAATAATAACGAGATATGAAACGGCTCGCGCTTCGTTGCGGCTGCGTTCGAGCCACTATGCATTTATAATCGTTTAGTTGTGGGTCATAGGTTAATATTATATGTTAGAATTAACATAAGAATGAATATACATAATGGTACTAACCTCAAAtcaacatatatatgaatatatcaataataagtaataattaataattaataattaataataattataataagaagaaGAATGCTCATTAATAATTAATGAAAAACATTCATATGTTAGAATCTACATGCGGGTTGCTCCAGGAAATGATTTGGTTTTACTTAAACAGAAATTCATTTTGTACTAAGTTCATTGTCATCGTTCTCAATCCCTCTCAATTCCATTGTCCACTAAGTCAGCTAAATTCTATTTTATAGCGTTTCTTTTCAGAGATGTATCAATTTAATGATCATTAATAGTTATCAAATAACATGTAGTAAAAGACGCTAGTTAAAAAGTATTATAAGAAGGCTTCGATGCTCCCGATTCCTACTTCAATTGTTTATATTCCAATATGTCCATTCGCTCCGTTATTGTTCATACATTGTATAGTTTGAATGTAGGGCCTTGTAACGATACAttctataagttataataatactttttgcttttcaaaaaaaaaaaaaaaaaaaaaaaagtattagaTAGCCAACTTTTATTTAGGaagaaaatatattaaaattaaggTTATGtcaagttaaaaaaaaattaaaaattcaaatcaATAAAAAGTTCAAAACTTGAAAGTATATCTATTATAGAAAATAAACACTTAAGAAATAAGTTAACAATTAAAAAGGGGGGAAAAAGTCATAACATGCTATTCATATGGACATGGAGTTACAAATATGAGTAAGTGGTGAGATTGTAGTTTTACTTAACCAAACTATAATATTCTCCACTTCTTTTAGTATATAAGATAGAAAGTACATCTATTTTAGAAAATAAACATTTAAGAAATAAGTTAAAAATTAAAAAGGGGAAAAAAAGTCATAACATGCTATTCATATGGACATGGAGGAGTTACAAATATGAGTAAGTGGTGAGATTGTAGTTTTACTTAACAAACTACAACATTCTCCACTTCTTTCAGTATATAAGATAAATAAATATGAGTAAGTGGTGAGATTGTAGTTTTACTTAATCAAACTACAACATTCTCCACTTCTTTTAGTATATAAGATAAAAATGAGTAAGTGGTGAGATTGTAGTTTTACTTAATCAAACTACAACATTCTCCACTTCTTTTAGTAtataagataaataaataaataaataaataaattaataaattaattaattgccaatgaggccttgcttcattggtatccatggattcgagagtgacccatgttcgagtctaacaactaacctcgcctttcaaaaaaaaaaaaaaaattaattaattaattaacgatTAACGATAAATGCATGGACTAATGAATTGTGTATGAAAATCATGATAATAAAAGATACCAAAAGCCTAAAAGTATATTGTCATGTTAGTTTACGAGTGAAAAAGGCCGCACGTTTCGGTAGGGAAAAAAATCGTAATCGTAATTTAGAAATAAATAGAAAACACAAAATTTCTAACGTCAAGTCAGCATGTTATAAGAGTGTGATTGAATAAAATTAGTTGGAGATGAAGtttgtagctggagctggagcttatggtgAAGCTGGTAATTGGAGCTTATTATATAAGTGTTTGATAAACTAGTTGAAACTTATTTTTCAGTtcctaagctctacttttttttcataagctactagaagtagcttatttttctagagcttgtgattttcataagctctactttttatgggtatgtttggcaaaactagctggtAGTTGAAGCTGAAAGTTAGAAGCTGAAAGCTGTTAGTTGGTAGCTGTTAGCTGGTAGCTGAAAGTTGAAAGCTGAAGCTTTTTAGATGTATTTAGGTGTTTGACAATGTAACTGAAGCTGttattaacatgataaaatgactaAAAAGGACACGATTAAAAAAACACTTAAATAAAACATTAACTAACAAAattaacaaaaaaagaaaaaaagggaTGCACCGATTCacatttataatattattttattatatacaaaataaaacaaattaaaaatgtacatcttatcttaatatattcattataatgTGTAGATTAAACAACATATGACGACAAAAAAGAATAAAGTCTGGAAACATGTTTGAAGGATATATGGGTAATTAAGATTGCAAACGCTCTTGAAAAATTtacaaacgctaataagaagagcGTTTAACTTTGGAGCTTTTTGTCAACTCCTAAAAGCTTTAAGCACGTATAATCAAACGAAGCTTTTTTATTATACAAGAGCTTTTTTTAAAAGCTAAAAACTCTAAAAAGCTTTAAAAAGCTCTCTCCCAAACATAGTCTAtatctaccaaacaaagcttataacGTGAAGCTTACTAAAATCacaagctcaagctcctataagttCTCATAAGCTCTTCCGTCAAACACACCCTAAGAATAAAttagattttttattttttatttggtTAACGAcggttgtgacgccccgtacaaaatcaacgtgtacggatcatcaacaacagttcCATTACAAgatacaatactacatgctgttttaaaacaagttttgcattcatgaaaaggtgacgtctttaccaacgtcaagtgTTTTATAAAGATAACGTGctcctacgaatagaaagcattaacataagtacgtgacacaaaggtcattacaaagccattgttcaaatgtaacataagttgtgaatgcaaagtaaaagttccattcttgagacatctctaaataatgcagcggaaatctaacacagcgagtctgtaacagcgagtctaacaccaagactataacagcaagtctaacagcggaggcaacaacgtctaagcacctgagaaatacatgcttaaaaagtcaacacgaatattggtgagctatagtttgtttgtaatcagtaatgtaatgtagaccacgagatttcagtgcttcaaatcagcatttcaaaacagtatgataaagtatatgtttaaccgtgggcacctgatgtcaaagcagaggggtataaaatactattaaatttttgcaggaaaaactattaaatacgatacaattttatacaagatatttatttatttatagaatggatatacttaaaccttgctacaacacttataggcagtgtacctaatcgtacagtagtgtagtttttagtaagtccggttcgttccacagggaaatctttaaacaaagctcaacgctatattagtttacttttataaaaatacaaatatatatataagtaatattattattataaaggggagtttttaccgtttaatgaccggtttgtcgattttaaaactttagttgcagttaaaacctaatgtaaaatattaaataaataaaagacttaattcaaagcgtaaagtaaataatgataatgaaattgcgaataataaaagtgcgataaaataaaattgcgataattaaaaaatacgataattaaaagtgcgattaaataacaataaataaaagtgcgataattagaagtgcaattaaatataaaataaaggaaattaaatatgaaataaaagaattatgcttatttaaacttccgtaatcatgatgtttgacatgttgattttagttttatgcccatgggttaattgtcctttgtcctggattatttaatatgtccgtctggtttttgtccataacagtccatcagtcataaatataaagtgcaagtgtcctcatcaaattattcttatacccgaagttaaatattccaactaattggggattcgaattgtaacaaggttttaatactttgtttaatgaatacaccaggttatcgactacgtgtaaaccaaggttttactactttgttaacaattacaccaattacccttgaatgtaatttcacccctgttttaattattctagtggctattaatccattcccgtgtccggttaaatgaacgattattcgtacatataaataccccgcccatcgtgtccgatcgagtgtatatggtaatttatagggacgcccaattgtaaatctttatattaacattaacaaactatcatttagttaaacaaatataaagcccattaatagcccatagtctaatttccacaagtgtcgttcttttgtccaaaccccaattatggtacaaagcccaattacccaattttagtaattagcccaacatcatgattacttcgttttaaataagcataataataacttagctacgagacattaatataaaaaggttgaacataacttacaatgattaaaaatagcgtagcgttacacggacagaatttcgacttacacccttacaacattcgctaacatacccttattattagaattataattaaaattaaaatataaattatatatatatatataaattttacgtatgataagagaagagaaagatatagaatatattttgcgatcagaattcggttggctttatagggatttttgatttttggggctccgcgactcgcggtgaattttgccttcaaactccgcgagttgcggagtttgaaattccagctcacatcttggagtctttctctgccgacggtttttattatatatataatatatatataattaatataattaattatatattatattatatttatatacatagttaacttgtaatttttagtccgttgcgtcgagcgttgagagttgactctggtcccggttccggattttcgaacgtccttgcgtacaattttatattttgtattttgcgttttgaatcttgtactcttgtaatttcgagacgtttcttatcaataattggaacctctttgattgtcttttgtacttttgagctttttggtcgtttgcgtcttcaattcgtcgaatctgtcttttgtcttcaccttttattatttaaacgaatatcacttgtaaatagaacaattgcaactaaaagcttgtctttcttgaggaataatgctatgaaatatatgttcgtttttagcattatcaaatattcccacacttgagcgttgcttgtcctcaagcaatattgtcttgaaatactagaatcacttctttattcttcacactttgtacatcagtgatttctatatggcggtataaacaatggtagtaacgatatggtttacagtcccacatgactataaaaaattagatccattaaggaaattggatctttatgaaaacatttgatcttttgaaaattaaatctagtttttaccctagataagttttccgggataaccctttaccggtatttgcaaaatatttttgtgggtttggtgggtttcagatttgaaaattttagctcaaaacttatggttttgtgtcacccacttgctaaccttgtatttggaaagctacacgtccagtttacttgtcccgtatattacctttcggcaaactaccgtccggttgtaaagaaaagcgttgaacaagcaactgttaaggcaatgtcccgtgacatgcttttgattatggtctataacgtgtcggacgcaattactatccttggtaggagtaatagtaaagctcacccttataatttttcggtatggcacaaggtcatgtctttgaccattatgcaaccaccgttcttacggttgacacccgatttagttcaggtgacctaatgaattccaggtgaattcctaggattttacgttcaatggtaatgaacgcattgaaaatagggttttcagaaaacaaatcggtttataattttgatcaaaatattttctcgttcaagctcgagtttagatatcattgaattccatgagtttgaattctcaatctttaaggtcaatctctaggattgagtaatatcagtcttaaaagctgatttttaatctttaaggagattatcctttctggggatctgattcattagtcttatccagctaatttgcatggtgccccccccattgtacgagataaatccttctcatggttaggataaatctgaccacttgacgaccttgtttaatgctgaggtccgtggatttcctgctgattttagtgatgacttttctagatttttcgtcaacctacagctggtctggacgacaacttcatgacctaaatcaagaagcgcgtgtctttttcggaagactttacttccttttaatgatggaattgattcatcgtgtagatccatctcttcttttctttcatcgggtaaaaacagtttagtttagttcaaagcaaaagtattttcagttatttgttacagatatatgtgacatatgtttaaaataacttggtaaattttcccacacttggcttttattttcctttttatcgtcctctattctattttaaatgaattttgacattttagtttgtttcttaatttatgtcctttccgaggtaacaataatttcggtgttaaaacctagttttatcgttcataaatatgtataaacatgattttgaattcatttaattgaaaattttgaaaaattttactagaattgggtagtcagtatataagactagggctgttcttttttatcagagagcactagattctaatacaattactgctttactagtatttttaatggtaaccaagtgtataaagtaaaaaattttaaaatccgaaagaatttaatcccttcccacacttaagatcttgcaatgccctcatttgcaagaaatcagtaacaatttaaattattgagggtgatttgtgtgaaaatgattaaatttttaccaaagtttccaaatatattggcgttgtgcacatcatttgttcattccgtcttgttgttatttcacatatattttgcatcttgtcgtcaaaattagttgcttttgctgaacttaatgccagtctttgaaaatgcgttgttttaccctgttgtgtacataagataaactgcaaacatatatacatatttttgaagtttggtatattaccccacattcaaaaattattaaaatctaagaataaaagttagataattataaaaatgattacaatattaacaaaagtattaaacgtatcaataattacaaattacaaaataataaaaaataataagtaaactaaggatgatattggtaccaataggggttccaggcataaccataggtgctatagaatgcttcgacagggtcatacgtaggatatggtggctgcatctctatcgaccaaggagggaagatgggtttcggtgtaggaatatagtttctatctatatgttggcaatgagctatgatttggttctgatgaacttgccaatcttcaaatgctctctgtctagcattttcgtattcctgagaagctataaacctatgcatttcttgcatctcattcccccctcctacattaccttgctgctggtttctctccacctgtggatgtctaccatggtatcgtactgcggcgttatttcgcctcttcaaaactttcgcaccatggtatacatttaaacctatagtatcgcggggttccggttcttctactaataatcccccccgacttatatccacaccgagatattcaccaatcaaagtaataaaaataccacctcctattatgctatatggtcgcatcccccgaaccatagctgataaataataacccacacaatatggtatacttacagcgctttgtgggtctcgaatacacatatggtaaaacaaatcctgttcatttactttttctttgttcttacccctttgtgtaatcgaattagctaaaaacctatgtatcactcttaattcggctctatctatatccaaataagagtaatttccccctttgaaacggtgatggcttgtcatttgactccacacaccgtgtgtatcaaaattctcatttatctttctaccgtttagtatcaatcctcctcaatcggcagacgctaactcctcaggcgtatatatacgtaaagcctgagccatgtccagtaaagacatgtggcgcatcgaaccgcctaacaaaaatctaataaaagaacgatcggttaaactagctacccgatcattcaactctatactacataataattcttcacaccatactttatatacaggtctacgtatggtgaataaacatacccagtcattaaaagaagaattaccatacctctgtacaagtaattccctaattggcccggccaattctacagcttctaagggtccccattctatgaccctcggtacctcaataaccttagaatgaagagtatgcaaacccctttgatattttggataatctatccaaagtctgtcaaatctcaggttcgggtgcaactcttccaagtgcatatcagaaaaggtcatgactggatgaggtatatcctgcttgtagtagttatccacctcctgttgttccaaattctcagcaggagcattgcgggcttgggatgaagattcacccctttcattctgcaaaacacatcaaacacaatttttgtgcatccaaatatgcattagtgtcagcaaaatcattaatcaaaataattacaatgacattatcaatttatatcaaacttaagctcattttcacatttttatcaaatctacactttttcaaataagcatatacgaaaatgttcgccaagttcataagcattcaactcaaataacatgtcaaaataatcattactagcaattaaacaagtctcaaatggcattatctttcaaaaatcaagttcatgaattttaaacttgaaaaagtccactttaattctcaaaatcatgtttaggctcaaagtttggatcatttaactacctagacatgttacactacttattttagcaacaattcatgacaaaaatcggccataacctgtttatatcaaaaagccccaaatttgctcaagaacacaaaccctagattactcaaaatgtgaagtttaaggcttctaatcatgttaaacagcatcaatctaggttatacaagcataatacataaacaatttaagcttaattacactaaaaagcatcaaaatcaaattggggaaaaaattgctcaagaacatcaaatttcggattaaatggtgtttaggtgtagaaatttaccgtttttcttgagtaattcttagatagcatccttctcaacatgattttagcaaaagatttggtgattaacggttaaaaattgtgatttttggggttttttctcgggtttttcgggtgcagttttcgcagctatttttctgtttttggggttgaaactgagctgttgcagctctttattttttttctgtaatccgactcctccgcgactcgcggcggttttgcacttcaaactccgcgactcgcggagttttttttttttttttttttttttttataatcattatcttttgaaacaattaagtacttaattttaaaattttgtttcccttgttatttaggatgaggtcgtttcggatcgatgtcctagtccgtctctcgacaaaattttaaaatttgtctttttgtagcgattgttttaaaagctaagatttttggattttttcaatgtttttggcatactttaattcaataagattaaaaataatgataataaaagttctcgtccctcccttgggtaaagcaatttcggttcaaagacctagtcttcaacttacgacgaattttaaaaatcatattcttaacttaatgagataaagtaagtttttgtttttaaattcacacaacttaaatatgaaattcaaaattaatattaaaaattcacaccaaacttaaaatttgaaatgcataaaattaaaaatttatattttaaaaattaaaaattcacaccaaacttaatttaaaaatttataaattcatatcaaacttatattaatttttcaaatattttaaatatattgtttttacaaagtttacaatattaatttaagatttaaatattaattttaaaaacatggtaaaaaaaaaatctttttgtctttttatcccactttaatcaatcaaatattatcaaaaatatgcgcccctcttttcggtaaagtaatttcggttccaaaacctaatttaactcatgacgaatttttgaaatattttgggttgattgtttaaagatatttataccttaagaataaacgttaaatttcgcagtgatgtaataaatttttgaatgatatcaataatttcggtcgccaaacctaattttattcaataccaatttaatactttttagcgaacaaattagagtttattatcaaaaggttaaaaataaaaataaaaataaaaactgtacagacatacctgtggaatagatttcttagttatatgatctatcccattcataa includes these proteins:
- the LOC139852718 gene encoding homogentisate solanesyltransferase, chloroplastic-like, translating into MELSSSSLPQLHTHTSSSSSSPSSSSSSHYIKKSPLFLKNFNNPTKCKFSNTSTLKTNIFYSNITKTSSSRFLLYKNPNQFSIKACSQVGSAGSGPALNKVADFKDAFWRFLRPHTIRGTALGSVSLVTRALLENPNLIQWSLLLKAFSGLVALICGNGYIVGINQIYDIGIDKVNKPYLPIAAGDLSVQSAWFLVLAFAVVGVVIVAMNFGPFITSLYSFGLFLGTIYSVPPLRMKRFPVVAFLIIATVRGFLLNFGVYYAVRAALGLTFQWSSAVAFITTFVTLFALVIAITKDLPDVEGDRKFQISTFATKLGVRNIALIGSGLLLINYIGSIVAAVYMPQAFRSSLMIPLHSILASCLIYQAWILERANYTQEAIAGYYRFIWNLFYSEYIIFPFI